The sequence below is a genomic window from Luteitalea sp..
GCTGCTTCCGGGCACGCTCGAGATGTTGATTCTGAAGACGCTGTCGATCGAGTCGATGCACGGCTACGGCATCGCGCAGCACATTCAGATGCTGTCGGCGCACGTGCTGACGATCGAAGAGGGATCGCTGTATCCGGCGCTGCAGCGGCTGCTCGTCAAGGGATGGGTGTTGGCCGAGTGGAAGATTTCGGCGCACAACCGGCGAGCGCGCTTCTACAGGCTCACGACTGCCGGGAAGAAGCAGCTCGGCATCGAGGAATCGCGATTCTCCCAGATGTTCGGCGCGATCATGCGCGTGATGAAGACGACGTAGTGTCCTGACTCTCAGGAGGGTGCCGTGGGTTCTGTGCTCCGACGTCTGCTGTTCTTCTTCCAGCGGAATCAGTTCGATCGGGATCTGGAAGGCGAGCTGCGCTCGCACGAGGAGATGAAGGCGCAGGCCCTCGCAGACGCGGATGGCATGAGCGGCGACGAGGCGCGTGCGGCCGCGCGGCGGCGGGTTGGCAATCCGCTGCGACTGCGTGAACAGTCGCGCGAACCGTGGGTCTTCGCGACGATCGAAGCGTTCGCGCAGGACGTGCGTCACGCGCTGCGATTGATGCGGCGCGATCCGGCGTTCACCTTCACCGCCCTTGCCACGATCGCGCTCGGCATCGGCCTCAACACCGCGATTTTCTCCGTCGCCTACGGCGTGCTCTGGCGTCCGCTGCCGTATCCCGATCCCGATCGCCTGGTCATGATCTCGTCAGCGCAGCAGAGCGAGACGGGCGTCAGGACGTTCTCGACCTGGGCGCCCGTGTCGTACGAGGGGCTGCGCCCGCACGTCACCGCGCTCGATCATCTCGCGGCCTACGCCCCGATCGACGCGCGGCTCACTGGACGCGGCGAGCCGATGCAGGTGCCCGCGCTCGACGTGAGTCCGAATTTCTTCGCCACGCTGGGCGTCACTCCCGCGCGCGGCCGCGCGTTCCTCACCGGCGCCGCGGCACCAGACGACGATGGCGGCGCGATCGTCAGCGATCGGCTGTGGCGCACGTCGCTCAGAGCCGATCCGGCGATCGTCGGACAGTCCATCACCGTCGACGGCCTCCCCCGTACCGTCGTCGGCGTGCTGCCGCCGGCCTTCAGCTTCAGGCCGGTGATCCGGATCGGCGCGCTGCCGGAAGTGGACATCTTTCTGCTCAATCGCTGGCCCGGCGACACCGGCACGAGCGCGTTTCTCTTCCTGCTGGGCCGCATGAAGTCAGGCATGACGCAGGCACGCGCGGAAGCGGAATTGACGGCGCTGGTGAACGATTCGTCGATCGCGCCCGCCGGCGCACTCGCGATGGAAGGCGCACGCGCGTCGAACGTCCGCACGCTCGCGTTCACGGTCGGCCTGCAGGAGTACGGCACGGAGTCGGTGCGCACGCTGCTGCTGATCCTGCTCGGGGCGGTGTCGTTCGTGCTCCTGATCGCCTGCGTCAACGTCGCGAACCTGCAGATGGCGCGCCTCACCGCGCGCCGCGGTGAACTGTCCGTCCGCATGGCGCTCGGCGCGGGACGCCGGCGGATCGTGCGTCAGTTGCTGACCGAAGCGGTCGTGCTGTCGGTCGTGGGCGCGTCGCTCGGCGTGATGCTCGCACAGGTCGCGATCTCCTTCACGCTGCCGCTCGTGCCGCAATCCGTGCTG
It includes:
- a CDS encoding PadR family transcriptional regulator, translating into MLPGTLEMLILKTLSIESMHGYGIAQHIQMLSAHVLTIEEGSLYPALQRLLVKGWVLAEWKISAHNRRARFYRLTTAGKKQLGIEESRFSQMFGAIMRVMKTT